The genomic DNA TCGATGCGAACAGCTACCTGACGCTCGTGGAGGCCATGAATTCGCACGACGTCGGCCGCGACCGCGGCGGGGTCGAAGAGGCGCTGCGCGCCGTCACCGCGAAGACGCTCGTGCTCGGAATCGACACCGACCGGCTGTTCCCCGTCGACGGCCAGCATCGCATCGCACGCAGCATCCCGAACACTCTCGACGGTCACGAGGCGGTCGTGCTGACCAGCGACTTCGGGCACGATGGCTTCCTCATCGAGACCGAAGCCGTCGGTGCGCACCTGCGGAGACTGCTCGACGCCTGAGAGATGGGCATGAGTCAGTCGCGCAGGTAGTTCCAGGGCAGCGCAGCCGTCTCCAGTCGGTGGCGTCCTTCGCCGCCCTCCGGATGCTCGGCGTCACCGCCCCACACGAACACCCCACCCGCGATGATGTACGTCGCGTACAACTCAGGAACGGATGCCGCGGCAAGAGCGCTCGCGACGCTCGATGCCTGCGTGAGCGCCTGCAACGTCACCCACGTCGGCGGGAACAGCCTCAGTTGCCCTGCCGCATGAAGTTCGAGCGCCTCCGCCGGCGTCGACCACCGCGCGTCGATCACCTCATCAGCGGCTAAGACCAGCTCACCGGGCGGGGCGGATGCGAGGAAGAACCACGTTCGCACGCGCTTGGGTGCCTCGACAGGCGGAACCCAGCAGGAGAGCGTGACGAGGTCCGCCGGCCGGACGCCTACCTCCTCCTCGCATTCACGCACGGCCGCGAGTGCGGCGATCCCCCGCTCGTCCGAGTCATCGACGCGATCGGCTTCCTCCACGACACCGCCCGGGAAGACCCACCCTCCGGCGAACGACCCGCGATCGGGGCGACGGATCAGCAGCGTCTCGACCCCGCCGGATCGCCGGTCGCGCAGCAGCACGACGGTTCCGCCGACGGGCATGATCGTGTCCATGCCCTCACCCTACGCGGGCGGCGGTGAAGGGCTCAGGCTACGACCGCGACGCGCTCGACCCGGAGGGCGACGGTCGTGATCGCCAGCCCGATCAGGGCCAGCACCGCACCGACCCACGCGGGTGCGGTGAAGCCCCAGCCGACGGCGATCACGACACCGCCGAGGAATGCACCGAGGCTGTTGCCGATGTTGAGCGCAGAGTGGTTCAACGCGGCCGCGATGGACTGGTTGTCTCCGGCGACGTCCATCAGCCTGGTCTGGATGGCTGGGCTCAGGGCCGACGAGACCAACCCGACCGCGAACGCCAGCGCAGCGAGCAGCACGATCTGGAAGGACAGCAGCGCCAGCATCCCGAGCACGACCGCAAGGCCGGCCATTCCGAGGAGCAGGGTCAGCCGAAGGTCGCGGTCTGCCAGGTACCCGCCCAGCAGATTGCCGACCGTCATCCCGAGCCCGACGATCACGAGCACGATCGGCACCGCCCACTCGGGAGAGCCTGCGACCTCGGTGACGAGCGGGGCGACGTAACTGTACACCGCGAAGAATCCGCCGAAGCCGATCGCGCCGATACCGAGCGTGAGCCAGACCTGACCGACACGGAACACGCCGAGTTCCGACCGCAGGGTGCGGCCCGCATCCCCCGGATGCTTCGGCACGAACTTCGCGATGCAGACGGTGGCCAGAGCGAACACCACGGTGACCACCATGAATGCGCTACGCCACCCCCACTGCTGCCCGAGATAGGTGCCCAGCGGCACGCCGACCACGTTCGCGATGGTGAGGCCGGTGAGGATGAACGCGACGCCCTTGGCGCGCTTGCCCGGTCCGAGCACATCGGCCGCGACGAGCGCGCCGATGCCGAAGTACGCGCCGTGCGGGAGCCCGGCGAGCAGCCGTGAGGCGCCGACGAGTCCGAAGCTCGGCAGCACGACAGTGAGCGCGTTGAACACGGTCAATGCCAGCGCGAGCCCGATCATGACGCGGTGCCGTGGGAATCGAGCGACCAGGCCGGCGATCGTGGGCGCACCGATCACGACGCCGAGCGCGTAGAGCGAGATGAGCACGCCGGACTGTGCGATGGCGCCCTCGCGACTGGTCTGCCAGAGGTCGGGCAGCAGATCCTGTGCGATCTGCGGCAACAGGCCCATCATGACGAACTCGGTCATGCCGATTCCGAATGAGCCGATGGCGAGGGAGAGGAGCGCCCACTTCGCCGCACCCCTCGAATTCTTCGAGGGATTCACCTGTCCATGCTACTGGTCGGCAGACTCCTCGATCGCAGCCTCGAGTCGATCGATCTTCGCGTCGAGCTCACCGCTGTAGCCGGGGCGGATGTCGGCCTTCAGCACCAGCGAGACGCGGGAGCCGAACGGCATCACCGCTTCGGTGGCGCGCTTGACGACATCCATGACGGTGTCCCAGTCCGGGCCCTCGATCTCGGTGAACATGCTGGTCGTGCGGTGCGGCAGCCCGGATTCGCGGACGACCTTGACCGCGGCGGCGACCGCGTCGTGCACGAAGCCGTCGGTGTTCCCTGAGCCGCCTGGGGCGACGGAGAAGGCGATGAGCATGGGGTTTCCTCTCGTTGAACGGTCAGATTCGGGTTCGGGAACGGGAGGTGCGACGCGCGGTCGGCACCCTCACCAACGCGCGCACCCCGACGACGAGCAGGGCGATCAGCAGCAGATTGCGTGCGGTGAGCAGTAGCACGGGTACAAGCTCCGCGCGCAGAAGCCCGTCGTACGTCAACGGGTAGATCAGGCACGTCAGCGCGCACAGTACAAGCACCACGCCCGCCGGCAGTGCGGACCTCGTGCGGTCGAAGATGATCCAGAGGATCACCGGGGCGATCAGCCAGGTCTGGAACTGCGGCGAGCCGACCTTGTTCGTCACGATGAGCACGGCGACGAGCGTGAGAGCGAGCGGCGGGAAGAGCCGCGGAAACGACGCTCCGCGTGTCGCCTTGACCGCTCCGATCACGAACACGGCCGCGACGGTCACCGCCATGATGGGCGTCAGCAGAACGGCAAGGACATCCACGCCTGGCGCCCCGACCTGGAACGTGAGGATCTCGAAGCTGTAGTCGACGGATGCTGCGCCGAAATGCGCCAGCCACATGAACGGCGTCGCTGCGACGGATTCGATCTGCACCCCACGCCCGGTCTGCTGCGTGAGGAACCCGAGAAGATGCTGGTCTGCACCGAGCAGGAAGAGCAGAAGCACGATCGCCGCGCATGCGCCGACGGCTGCCAGGAGGATCCGGATGCGCCCCCGCGCGGCGACCATCGCGGCCAGCACGAGCGCGCCTGGCCAGATCTTGATCCATGCCGCGACCGTGAGCAGCGCCGTCGCGACGACAGGGCGCTTGATCAGCCAGAGCCCGCCGATCACCGCGAGCGCCACCGTCACGGCGTCGATCCGGTAGATGCCGATCGGTCCGAGCAGCAGCAGCGCCGCGGTCCAGAACCATCCGGCCGAACGCCGCGAGGCTGTACCGCTGCGCCCGACGAGTACGCCGAAGGCGACAGCATCCACTGCCGTCACCAGCACCGCCCAGCCGATCAGATATGCGCCCGAGGTGCCGACGAACCCGACCAGCGGCCACGCCAGCAGCTTCGCGAGCAGCATGGGCAGCAGCGCCAGCTGCGGGTACACCCACGACTCCGTGATCCCCACGATCGCACCGCCTGACACCGCCGCGGTCGACCATGGCTCGTAGACGAGCACCACATCGCCCATCGGCTGGGTCGGATACACCCACCCCAGCCACGCGACCAGCACATGGACGGCGAGGAATGCGGCCCACAGGAGCGTCGTACGCGGCCTCACGACAGCAGGTCTTCGATGGCTGCCGGTAGCGCTTCGGCGACATCGAGCGCGACGATCGGATGGCCGTGAGCGCCCGTGGCCGATCCGGACGCGAGCGTTGCGGCGTGCCCGTGCAGCCATGCCGCCGCTGCCGCGGCCTCTGCCACCGAGGCGTCCGGCGCGGCCGCGAGGAGTGCGCCGATCACACCGGCGAGCACGTCACCGGCGCCGGCCGTCGCCAGCCAGGCGGGCGCGCACGCGACCGAGAGCACGCGGGCGCCGTCGGATGCCGCGACCAGGGTCGTCGACCCCTTCAGCAGGACAGTACGACCGAGGACGTGCGCTGTCTCGGCGACATCGACGACGCGATCACCGGTGCCATCCGGCGGCAGGTTCAGCAGTTCCCGCAGCCGCGCGAACTCACCGGCGTGCGGGGTGACGACGAGAGGCGCCGAGGCCGTCAGCGCGAGATCGAGCGCTCCTGCATCGACCACGACCGGGGCTGGACCGTTCAGGATGTCGCGCAGTGCCCGCTCCTCGTCCGGTGAACGGTCGCCGGCATCCGTGCCGGAGCCGATGACCCAGGCACCCACACGGGTACGTCCGATGTCTGCTGCGGCGACCGTCTCGGGACGACGGGCGATCACGGCATCGGCAGCGCGCCCCTCGCCGACGAAGCGGACGTACCCGGCACCCGCGCGCCAGGCCGCTTCCACACCCAGCACGGCTGCACCCGGATACGCGTTCGAACCGGTGCGCAGCGCGACGACACCGCGCGAGTACTTGTCATCGCCCTGACCAGGAATCCGCAGCAGACGCGCGGCGTCGGCGCTGGACCATTCGCGGACGTCGACCATGCTTCCACGCTAGCGCGCCTCGTGCTCGCCAGCGGCACTACGGTCGAAGAGTGAGTCACCTCTTCTCCCCTCTCAGCATCCGCTCCGCCACTTTCCCGAATCGCCTGTGGGTATCCCCCATGTGCATGTACAGCGCCGTCGACGGCGTCGTGCAGGAGTGGCACCACACGCACCTGACCCAGTTCGCCTCTGGAGGCGCCGGCCTCGTCGTCGCCGAGGCGACCAGCGTCGTCCCCGAGGGGCGCATCTCGCCGCGTGACACCGGCATCTGGAACGATGAGCAGCGCGACGCCTGGGCGCCGATCGTCGATGCGATCCACCACCGCGGTGGGCTCGCCGGCATCCAGCTCGCACACGCCGGACGCAAGGCGTCGACCTGGTGGCCGTGGGCCGAGCAGCGCGGGTCGGTGTCCGCAGCAGAGGGCGGCTGGACGAGCACGGCTCCGTCCGCAGTGGCGTTCGAAGGATTCGCGACGCCGGCCGCGCTGGACGGCGACGGCATCGAGCGGGTCGTCGACGGATTCCGTACCGCGGCGCGGCGTGCGCTGGATGCCGGGTTCGACGTCCTCGAGGTGCACGGCGCCCACGGCTACCTGCTGCACCAATTCCTCTCGCCGCTGTCGAACCAGCGCACGGACGAGTACGGCGGTTCGCTCGACAATCGCGCACGACTGCTGTTGCGCGTCGTGGATGCGGTGCGCGAGGCCGCGGGCGACGCGGTGCCGCTGTTCGTGCGGATATCCGCCACCGACCACGCCGAGGGCGGCTTCACTGCGGACGAAGCGGCAGTGGCCGCCGGCTGGGCGATCGAGCACGGGGCCGACCTCATCGACGTCTCCAGCGGCGGACTCGTCGCGCATCAGCGGATCGACGTGCACCCTGGCTACCAGGTGCCGCTGGCCGAGACTGTCCGCCAGGGCGGGCGGATCCCGGTCTCGGCCGTCGGACTCATCACCGCGGCGGAGCAGGCGGAGCGCGTACTCGCCGACGGCGCGGCCGACGCCATCTTCGCCGGTCGGGAATGGCTGCGCGACCCGCACTTCGGTCTGCGGGCCGCGCACGAGCTCGACGACACGGTCACATGGCAGCCGCAGTACCTGCGGGCGCGCTGGCGCTGAGCGCTCGGCGCGGGTCGCTACCTGCCGTGCACACGGCGGGTGGCGTCCTGCACCTCTCCGACGAGCTCCTCCAGGATGTCCTCGAGGAACAGCACCGCGGTGGTCTCGCCCTCCGCGTTGCGGACCTTCGCCAGGTGGCGCCCGGCGCGACGCATGACCGCGAGGGCGTCCTCCAGATCGGTGTCCTCCTGCACCGGCACCATGTGGTGGATGCGCTTGGACGGGATGGGCACCGCAGTCGTAGTCGCGGCATCCGCCCCCTCCGAGACCCGGAGGATGTCCTTGAGATGCACATATCCCACGGGTGCACGCCCCTGGTCGACGATCACGTATCGGGAGAATCCGTAGCGGGCGACCGCACGCTCGATGTCATCCGGAGTCGACGTCTCCGGCAGTGTGACCAGGTCGCCGAGCAGCACTGCGACGTCGCGCGCCTTCTTGTCGGTGAACTCGACCGCCTTCGAAACCGTGCCTGACGCGTCCGTGAGCACGCCTTCGCGACGCGATTGACTGACGATCGTGGCGACCTCATCGATCGTGAAGGTCGATGCCGCTTCGTTCTTGGGCTCCACGCGGAACAGGCGCAGCACACCGTTGGCGGCGGTGTTGAGCACCCAGATCACCGGGTGGAAGACCTTCGAGATCCACACCAACGGCGGCGCGAGGATCAGCACGGCACGGTCGGGCAGCGAGAACGCGAGGTTCTTCGGCACCATCTCGCCGAAGACCACGTGCAGGTACGACACGATCAGCAGCGCGCCGACGAACGCCACGACGTCGACGACGGCATCCGTCCAGCCGAAGGCGTACATCGGGATTCCGAGCAGGTGGTGGATCGTGGGCTCGGAGACGTTCAGGATCAGCAGCGAGGAGATCGTGATGCCGAGCTGCGATGTCGCGAGCATGAGGGTCGCGTGCTCCATGGCGTAGAGCGCGGTCTTCGCGGAGCGCGAGCCCCGTTCTGCGCGCGGTTCGATCTGCGAGCGGCGGGCCGAGATCACCGCGAACTCGGCGCCGACGAAGAAGGCGTTCGCGACGAGCAGGATCACGAGCCAGACGATTCCCATCCAGTCGCTCATCGCGTCACCTCCTCACTTGCGACGTCGACCGGCACCGGCGTGTACCGGATGCGGTCGACACGGCGGCCGTCCATGCGGACGACCTGCAGTACACCCGAGTCAAGGGTGACCTCGTCACCGTTGGCCGGCACGCGTTCCAGAACGCTCATGACATAACCGCCCACGGTGTCGTACACGTCTCCCTCCGGCACGAGCACGCCCGTGCGACTTCGCAGTTCATCCGGACGCAGCTCGCCGGGGAAGGTGATGGAGTCTCGGCCGCGGACGACGCCGGCGCGACTGCGATCGTGCTCGTCCGACACCTCGCCGACGATCTCCTCCACAAGATCCTCGAGCGTGACGATTCCGGCGGTTCCGCCGTATTCGTCGACGACGATCGCGAGCTGGTAGCCCTTCGCACGGAGCTCGGAGATCAGCACGTCGAGGTGGACGGTCTCCGGTACCCGCAGCGGCTCGGTCGCCAGCGCGCCGACGGGAACCTCGGTGCGACGCTCGCGTGGCACGGAGACTGCAGCCTTCAGGTGCACGACACCCGTGATGTCGTCGAGGTCGTCGTCGTAGACGGGAAAGCGACTGTGGCCGGTGCGGCGAGCGAGCTGGATGACATCCTCGGCCGAGTCGCCGGCTGCGATGGCGTGCATGCTCGGCCGGGGCGTCATCACATCGTCGGCGGAGAGCCGCGAGAACGTGAGAGTGCGATCGAGCAGGCTGGCGGTGTCCGCTTCGAGCACACCGGCGCTGGCGGATCGGCGCACGAGCGAGGAGAGCTCCTCAGCCGTGCGCGCACCGGACAGTTCCTCCTTGGGCTCGACTCCCATCGAGCGCAGGATGCCGTTGGCGCTGCCGTTGAGCAGCACGATGGCGGGCTTGAAGACCGTCGTGAACGCCACCTGGAACGGCACGACGAGCTTCGCCGTAGCCCGAGGCAGCGCGAGGGCGAAGTTCTTCGGCACCAGTTCGCCGAGGATCATCGAGAGCACCGTCGCGATGAACATGGCGACCACTGTCGCGATGGGGTGAACCGCGCCTTCGGCGATCCCCCATCCGGTCAGTACCGGGCTCAGCAGGTTCGACAGCGCCGGTTCCATCGTGTAACCGGTCAACAACGTGGTCAGCGTGATGCCGAGCTGCGCGGACGACAGGTGCGTCGAGGTGTGCCGCAGTGCACCGATCGTGATGGCGAGCCGTGATTCGCCTCTGGCCTGACGAGCCTCGAGTTCGGCGCGATCCAGATTCACGAGTGCGAACTCGCTCGCGACGAACAGTCCCGTTCCCACCGTGAGCAGAAGCCCCACGCCCAGCATGACGTAGTCCATCAGCAGTTCCCCTCCTCAAGAAGCAGGGGCCGGCAGTGGGGCGATGTACTACAACTGGGAGGGTCGTCCATGGTGCATCGATTCTACAGATTCTCGACGGTGTCGAAGCTGTGTCCCCGACTGTTCCTGACGGCGCAGCATCAGCTTCCGCGGCTACCAGCTGACCGGCAGTGCCTTGCCCTCTTCGTAGCCGGCGGCGGACTGGCGTCCGACCAGTGCGCGGTCGTGGAATTGCGGCACCGTCGCCGCGCCCGCGTACGTGAACGAGGACCGAACGCCCGACGTGATCATGTCGAGCAGGTCCTCCAGCCCCGGCCGCAGAGGGTCGAGGTAGATCTTCGACGACGAGATGCCCTCGGCGAACAGTTCCTTGCGCGCACGCTCGTACGCATCGAGCCGCCCGAACCGCGCCTGCACGGCCTTGGTCGACGCCATGCCCCACGACTCCTTGTAGATGCGACCGTCGGCGTCGGTCTGCAGCTGGCCAGGGGCCTCGATCGTTCCGGCGAACCAGGAGCCGATCATGACGGATGCCGCGCCGGCGGCGAGCGCGAGCGCGACGTCGCGCGGGTAGCGCACTCCCCCGTCCGCCCAGACGTGGGCGCCCAGTTCGTGCGCGGCCTGCGCCGTCTCGAGCACCGCGGAGAACTGCGGACGTCCGACCGCCGTCATCATGCGCGTGGTGCACATGGCGCCCGGCCCCACCCCGACTTTGAGGATCGACGCTCCGGCATCCACGAGGTCATTCGCGCCGTCGGCGGTGACGATGTTGCCCGCGACCAGCGGGATGCCGAGGTTCAGAGCCGCGACGGTCGCGAGTGCGCGCAGCATCCCCTCCTGGTGGCCGTGCGCTGTGTCGAGAACGAGCACATCGACGCCGGCGGCGGCGAGCGCCTTGGCCTTGGCCGCCACGTCGCCGTTGATTCCGATCGCGGCGCCCACCGCCAGCCGCCCGTCCGCATCGACCGCCGGTGTGTACAGCGTCGAGCGCAGCGCGCTGCGTGCGCTCAGCGTGCCGATCAGGTGGCCGTGCCGCTGGATCGTGACGAGTTCGGCGCCCGTCGCGGTGATGACGTCGAAGGCGGCGCGTCCGCTCGTGACGTCGTCGGCGTCCAGCGCCGGGGTGCCCACGTGCACGAGATCTCCCAGCTGCGCATCCGGAAGGGCCGTCGCGAGCCTGGTGGCCGGCAGGATGCCGCGCACTGCCGATGCCTCGACCACTGAGCCTGCGACGCCCTCGGCGACCACGATGCCGTGACCCGCCGTGGCGGGCATCAGATGGAGCGCTTCGGCGACGGTGGCCGAGGGCGGAAGCACGAGCGGCGTGTCCCATGCGACCGGTTGACGCTTCACATCGCGGATGGCGGCATCCAGATCCTGCAGCGGCATGTCCTGCGGGAGGATCCCCAGACCGCCGCGCCGGGCGAGCACTGCGGCGAGCCTTGGGCCAGTGACCGAGTTCATGTTCGACGCCACCAGCGGGATCGTCGCCGGCGTGCCGTCGCGCGGCGTCAGATCGACCTCGAGCCTGCTGGTGATGTCGGAGCGACGTGGCACCAGGAAGACGTCCGAATAGGTGAGATCCACGGCTGGTTGCTCGCTGACGAACTTCATACCCCCACGGTAGCTTCACCACGGCCGGATCGGGCAGCCGCACTCGCGTATCCGTGCACGAGAACACGTTAGGCTAGACGGTAGAGCGCGCTGACCCGGGGGCCTCCCGTTTCGCGCGTGGACAAAAGCTTCAGCGATGAAAGAGGGCGATAGCGCGTGGCGAACCAGGTGGCCGGCGTCGGGAGTTCAGACGACGGAGATTTCGGAGCCAACTCGTGGCTCGTCGACGAACTCTACGAACAGTTCAAGATCGATCGCAACTCCGTCGACAAAGAGTGGTGGCCGATCCTGGAGACCTACAAGCCGGATGCTTCGTCCTCGCCGGCCGCGTCGGCATCCGCACCGCCCTCCGGGGCTGCGTCCGCCGCAGCCGCCGAGCACCCGGTGACCGCGCCGATCCCGGTGATCGGCTCGCAGCCCGTCGCCCGCACCACGGCGAAGCCCGCTGCCCCGGCGCCGATCCCCGCCCAGGCCCCGAAGCCGGAGGCCAAGGCGGCCGAGGAATCGGCCGATGAGGACAAGGCCACGCCGCTTCGCGGAATGTCGAAGACCCTCGCGGCGAACATGGACCAGTCGCTGACGGTTCCGACCGCGACCAGCGTCCGCACCATCCCGGCGAAGCTGATGATCGACAACCGCATCGTCATCAACAACCACATGTCGCGCTCGCGCGGCGGCAAGATCAGCTTCACGCACCTCATCGGCTGGGCTCTGATCCAGACGCTGAAGGAGTTCCCGAGCCAGAACGTGTTCTACGCCGAGATCGACGGCAAGCCCTCCGTCGTCGCGCCGGCTCATGTGAACCTCGGCATCGCGATCGATCTGCCCAAGCCCGATGGCACCCGTGCCCTGATGGTGCCGAGCATCAAGCGCGCTGACACGCTGACCTTCACCGAGTACCTGTCCGCCTACGAAGACCTCGTCACCAGGGCGCGCGCCAACAAGCTGACCGCCGGTGACTTCGCCGGCACCACGGTGTCACTGACCAACCCCGGCGGAATCGGCACCGTGCACTCCGTGCCGCGACTCATGAAGGGCCAGGGCTGCATCATCGGCGCCGGCGCCCTCGAGTACCCCGCCGAGTTCCAGGGCGCGAGCGGGAGGACGCTCGCCGAACTCGGCATCGGCAAGACCATCACCCTCACCAGCACGTACGACCACCGCGTCATCCAGGGTGCCGGCTCCGGCGAGTTCCTCAAGAAGGCGCATGAGCTGCTTCTCGGCGAACGCGGATTCTACGACGACATCTTCGCGGCGCTGCGCATCCCGTACGCGCCGATCCGCTGGAACGCCGACATCGCAGTCGACCTCGCCGAGCGCGTCGACAAGCAGTCCCGCGTGCAGGAGCTGATCAACTCCTACCGCGTCCGCGGTCACCTGATGGCCGACATCGATCCGCTGCAGTACGTGCAGCGCTCGCACCACGACCTCGAGATCGAGAGCCACGGCCTCACCTTCTGGGATCTCGACCGGGAGTTCGTCACCGGCGGCTTCGGCGGCAGGCGCGTCATGAAGCTGCGCGACATCCTCGGTGTGCTGCGCGACTCGTACTGCCGCACACTCGGCATCGAGTACATGCACATCCAGGACCCTGAG from Microbacterium profundi includes the following:
- a CDS encoding NADH:flavin oxidoreductase/NADH oxidase, which produces MSHLFSPLSIRSATFPNRLWVSPMCMYSAVDGVVQEWHHTHLTQFASGGAGLVVAEATSVVPEGRISPRDTGIWNDEQRDAWAPIVDAIHHRGGLAGIQLAHAGRKASTWWPWAEQRGSVSAAEGGWTSTAPSAVAFEGFATPAALDGDGIERVVDGFRTAARRALDAGFDVLEVHGAHGYLLHQFLSPLSNQRTDEYGGSLDNRARLLLRVVDAVREAAGDAVPLFVRISATDHAEGGFTADEAAVAAGWAIEHGADLIDVSSGGLVAHQRIDVHPGYQVPLAETVRQGGRIPVSAVGLITAAEQAERVLADGAADAIFAGREWLRDPHFGLRAAHELDDTVTWQPQYLRARWR
- a CDS encoding NUDIX hydrolase, with amino-acid sequence MDTIMPVGGTVVLLRDRRSGGVETLLIRRPDRGSFAGGWVFPGGVVEEADRVDDSDERGIAALAAVRECEEEVGVRPADLVTLSCWVPPVEAPKRVRTWFFLASAPPGELVLAADEVIDARWSTPAEALELHAAGQLRLFPPTWVTLQALTQASSVASALAAASVPELYATYIIAGGVFVWGGDAEHPEGGEGRHRLETAALPWNYLRD
- a CDS encoding hemolysin family protein; the encoded protein is MDYVMLGVGLLLTVGTGLFVASEFALVNLDRAELEARQARGESRLAITIGALRHTSTHLSSAQLGITLTTLLTGYTMEPALSNLLSPVLTGWGIAEGAVHPIATVVAMFIATVLSMILGELVPKNFALALPRATAKLVVPFQVAFTTVFKPAIVLLNGSANGILRSMGVEPKEELSGARTAEELSSLVRRSASAGVLEADTASLLDRTLTFSRLSADDVMTPRPSMHAIAAGDSAEDVIQLARRTGHSRFPVYDDDLDDITGVVHLKAAVSVPRERRTEVPVGALATEPLRVPETVHLDVLISELRAKGYQLAIVVDEYGGTAGIVTLEDLVEEIVGEVSDEHDRSRAGVVRGRDSITFPGELRPDELRSRTGVLVPEGDVYDTVGGYVMSVLERVPANGDEVTLDSGVLQVVRMDGRRVDRIRYTPVPVDVASEEVTR
- a CDS encoding ADP-dependent NAD(P)H-hydrate dehydratase, encoding MVDVREWSSADAARLLRIPGQGDDKYSRGVVALRTGSNAYPGAAVLGVEAAWRAGAGYVRFVGEGRAADAVIARRPETVAAADIGRTRVGAWVIGSGTDAGDRSPDEERALRDILNGPAPVVVDAGALDLALTASAPLVVTPHAGEFARLRELLNLPPDGTGDRVVDVAETAHVLGRTVLLKGSTTLVAASDGARVLSVACAPAWLATAGAGDVLAGVIGALLAAAPDASVAEAAAAAAWLHGHAATLASGSATGAHGHPIVALDVAEALPAAIEDLLS
- a CDS encoding thiamine-binding protein, translated to MLIAFSVAPGGSGNTDGFVHDAVAAAVKVVRESGLPHRTTSMFTEIEGPDWDTVMDVVKRATEAVMPFGSRVSLVLKADIRPGYSGELDAKIDRLEAAIEESADQ
- a CDS encoding MFS transporter, which codes for MNPSKNSRGAAKWALLSLAIGSFGIGMTEFVMMGLLPQIAQDLLPDLWQTSREGAIAQSGVLISLYALGVVIGAPTIAGLVARFPRHRVMIGLALALTVFNALTVVLPSFGLVGASRLLAGLPHGAYFGIGALVAADVLGPGKRAKGVAFILTGLTIANVVGVPLGTYLGQQWGWRSAFMVVTVVFALATVCIAKFVPKHPGDAGRTLRSELGVFRVGQVWLTLGIGAIGFGGFFAVYSYVAPLVTEVAGSPEWAVPIVLVIVGLGMTVGNLLGGYLADRDLRLTLLLGMAGLAVVLGMLALLSFQIVLLAALAFAVGLVSSALSPAIQTRLMDVAGDNQSIAAALNHSALNIGNSLGAFLGGVVIAVGWGFTAPAWVGAVLALIGLAITTVALRVERVAVVA
- a CDS encoding glycosyltransferase 87 family protein, with product MRPRTTLLWAAFLAVHVLVAWLGWVYPTQPMGDVVLVYEPWSTAAVSGGAIVGITESWVYPQLALLPMLLAKLLAWPLVGFVGTSGAYLIGWAVLVTAVDAVAFGVLVGRSGTASRRSAGWFWTAALLLLGPIGIYRIDAVTVALAVIGGLWLIKRPVVATALLTVAAWIKIWPGALVLAAMVAARGRIRILLAAVGACAAIVLLLFLLGADQHLLGFLTQQTGRGVQIESVAATPFMWLAHFGAASVDYSFEILTFQVGAPGVDVLAVLLTPIMAVTVAAVFVIGAVKATRGASFPRLFPPLALTLVAVLIVTNKVGSPQFQTWLIAPVILWIIFDRTRSALPAGVVLVLCALTCLIYPLTYDGLLRAELVPVLLLTARNLLLIALLVVGVRALVRVPTARRTSRSRTRI
- a CDS encoding hemolysin family protein; this translates as MSDWMGIVWLVILLVANAFFVGAEFAVISARRSQIEPRAERGSRSAKTALYAMEHATLMLATSQLGITISSLLILNVSEPTIHHLLGIPMYAFGWTDAVVDVVAFVGALLIVSYLHVVFGEMVPKNLAFSLPDRAVLILAPPLVWISKVFHPVIWVLNTAANGVLRLFRVEPKNEAASTFTIDEVATIVSQSRREGVLTDASGTVSKAVEFTDKKARDVAVLLGDLVTLPETSTPDDIERAVARYGFSRYVIVDQGRAPVGYVHLKDILRVSEGADAATTTAVPIPSKRIHHMVPVQEDTDLEDALAVMRRAGRHLAKVRNAEGETTAVLFLEDILEELVGEVQDATRRVHGR
- the guaB1 gene encoding GMP reductase, with amino-acid sequence MKFVSEQPAVDLTYSDVFLVPRRSDITSRLEVDLTPRDGTPATIPLVASNMNSVTGPRLAAVLARRGGLGILPQDMPLQDLDAAIRDVKRQPVAWDTPLVLPPSATVAEALHLMPATAGHGIVVAEGVAGSVVEASAVRGILPATRLATALPDAQLGDLVHVGTPALDADDVTSGRAAFDVITATGAELVTIQRHGHLIGTLSARSALRSTLYTPAVDADGRLAVGAAIGINGDVAAKAKALAAAGVDVLVLDTAHGHQEGMLRALATVAALNLGIPLVAGNIVTADGANDLVDAGASILKVGVGPGAMCTTRMMTAVGRPQFSAVLETAQAAHELGAHVWADGGVRYPRDVALALAAGAASVMIGSWFAGTIEAPGQLQTDADGRIYKESWGMASTKAVQARFGRLDAYERARKELFAEGISSSKIYLDPLRPGLEDLLDMITSGVRSSFTYAGAATVPQFHDRALVGRQSAAGYEEGKALPVSW